Genomic DNA from Desulfobaculum bizertense DSM 18034:
CATATAGTTATATTTTTACTACTTCCCTACGCAGGGTTGATACGACACATTTTTATCGCCACCAAACTTTACAGGAAAAATCCCCCCTTCACTCGCATCCTCCCGACAATGACGGAGTGATACACCTTTCCCCCCTCTTGAGTCGTTCTGACTCAACGGCCCTCTTTCCCTTTTTCTGATCGCATCATTTTTTTGTCTCCGTGAGAGATTTTTTTTCCATTCCTCTCTCTCATTGACATTTCTTTCCCCAGCAGAACACAATAGCTCACCCTAGCGAAAGCCCTCTTCACTCAAGGCTTTCGCTTCATATTTTCCACGCACCAAGGAGTATATTTTGAAAAAACTTCTCGCAGCACTGCTTTGCACTCTCGCCCTCGTCGGCTGTTTCGGCGGTCCCACAATTGATGGCTCTTCAAAAGAAAACTTTGAGAAGTCTACCGACGCCATCATGGAAACCCTCGACGCCGATCAGCGCGCTGAATTCTCCAAGGCACTCAAGATCGTCGCCTTCAGCTCTATCGACTTCGGTAAAGTCTTTCAGGGCGCACTCGATGGGAAAATGCCAAGCGAAACCATGCTCTACAAAGAACTCGACGGTCTTAACGCCCAGGAAGTTATCGAAAAAGCTCAGCAGATTATGGACTCAAAAAAACAGAAATAGAACACAGTAGCGAGACTCCGTCTCGTGCTCTGCAAGGGGCGCCGGGTGGTGGGGCTTGTTTTGTATTGGGGCGCTGCCCCAAGCCCTGCAAGGGGCGCTGCCCCTTGACCCCGCCCAAGGACGAGGCCCTTGGGAATCCCGATTTCGCCCGAAATAAAAGGGGACCGAAATGTGATGAGAGCTACGCTCTCCTCTCCATTTCGGTCCCCTTTTTTTCGGCCTAATTAACTAAGCGTGTGTTCTTTTTCTTTGCGCCTCAACCCTTTCTTTCTGAACGCGAGCGTTCAAAAAGAAA
This window encodes:
- a CDS encoding DUF6694 family lipoprotein yields the protein MKKLLAALLCTLALVGCFGGPTIDGSSKENFEKSTDAIMETLDADQRAEFSKALKIVAFSSIDFGKVFQGALDGKMPSETMLYKELDGLNAQEVIEKAQQIMDSKKQK